AATACTAATTCGTTTTGCATATTTGTATCCTCAAAGTTGCCACTCTTAGCGGTGGCTTATTTTTAAATGGGTTGGTTAAGCTGTTGCTTTAATTGTTAAATGGCTTGCAATAACATCAATGGCTTTGTTGTTATATCTGAAAGATTCGACTTGCTTGTCAGATGAACGCGACTTATCTAATACAAATATTCCGTATTCTTCCGTTTTCAAATGAAGCTCTTTAGCTATTCGCCCAATTTTATTTGAGGATACGCCTAATTGGTTCCCTACTTCTGTTGCTGAAAAAGTTTTGCTTTCTAGTTTAGGTAAAGGAATCACATTTTTACCAGCAATAGGATTAATAGTGTCAGCGTAAATAACTTGTTTAGATTGCTCGCTTAAATGAGGTAAATTGCTAAACATCTTATCTAATGCTCTAACTGACAATTCCATAGCTTTAGCTTGGCGGTATTCTGGTAAATATGATTTAAACGACGATTTTACGCTTTCTTTTGTTGCTTGCCCTTTTGTCCAGTATTGCCATAATACCTCGTCGCATTCTTCTTGATATTTAATTACTGTATCTTTTAGCTCTAGCTTAACCTTATTAGGTTGAATTGAATATAGCCACGCAGGAAGTTTGCGAAGTGGTAAGCAAGACATTTGTCTATTTTTACCATCATTTGCAACTATTGTGATTTCCGCAATAGTTGAATTGAATTTGCTTTTGAGCTTTGTAAACTGCGCGCCCCAGTCTAGCCCCATCCCCTCAACAATAGGCTTCATAGGAACATAAGGCTCATTGTTATTATTAACTAGATATAAACTGTTACCATAAAACGGCACTGTTACTGGACAATTTGAAGTATTTGTGTTAATGTTGTTCATAAGTTTAATCCTTATTTAAGCGTATGTGGTTAACTTGGTTTAGGGCTTTAACTGTTAGCGCAGTTAGAGCCTTTAGTTTTTTATATACCTGCAATTTTTTTCTCCTCTTCTTTATGTTGTTTGAAGAACTCTAATGCTTCATTCAATACATAATTAACTGAACGATCATTTTCTTTTGCATACTCTTGAAACCATCGTTTTAGATACGGCTGCATTCTCACTGCACATGGTGCTATTTCTCGAATGTTAACTCTCATTGATTATTATCTCCTTTTCATTAAAACGCCTCACCGTGAGGAATTCACAACATTGTCACACGGTGCGTCATTGATGTCAAGCGCACAGTGAGGCATAATGTAAAAAAATTTTGAGGTTTTTGTATGAGCAGAGAAGATCCACAGCTAAGAATTAGATTACCGATTGAATTAAAAGAAAAAATTCAAAATTTGGCTGAAAAAAATAATCGTTCAATGAATGCTGAGATTGTTACGGCATTAGAAATGGCTTTATCTGTCTATGATAATAGTGATATTGAAGCGATTAATAATCCTCACAATAACCCTAAAGCAATTGCGAGTATGGCTGGCATGTTAAAAACATTACCAAGAAATGAATTAGCCACATTTATAGAAAATTTAGCGACGATATCAGCTACACAAGCAGCTAATAAAATTTTATCAGAATTAAACAAAAAATAAGCCCTGACACACATAGGTACCATTATGGCACGAAAAAAAAATGACTCCGCAGGAGGAGTGTTATTAATAATTTTAATATGTATTGCTGCAATTTTAATTTTAGCCCCTTTAGTGATTATAATTTATGGTATTTATGTATCATTTAAAATAAACCGATATCAACCAAAACCTACAAAAATATCTGATTTTTGGTTGGATCTTGTCGAAAAACAAAAATTCGAATTATTGATGGAAAATTTATACACAATTAATCATGCTATAGATAGAGCTCATTCGATGGCTGCGCAACATAATATATCAGTAAATAAAGATGGTTCTTACAATAAAAGAAGTAATAAAGGAAAAGAAATATGCTTAATACTAGATAAATACAATCCACTAAAAAACAAATGTATTGAAAATATTAATTATCTTCGTTTCTTACCTAGTAACTTATGGAACAACTATTCAACTTTATTGTCGCATCATAAAAGCTGTTATTTTTCAATTGCATCTTGGGTGTTAGGTTTTATTGGTGTATGTTATTACTATAAACTTGATGCAATATCAACGTTTACAAATTATATAACATTTAAATCATCCAACCACATGGTATTTATTATTTCCGGTGTAATATCAATGGTCATCTTCTTTCTTTGTGACTTTATAATAAAACAAGGCGTAGCAAATATTCTACCACCTAAACCACCAATAGTGAGTATGGAAAACTTAAATGAATATTAAATTAAAGACAAAAAATAAGCCCTAAACTTAATTAGGATCTTAATATGGATAAATTCCCTCGCGATAAACAAAATGAATTGCTAATAATGCTATATAACGTATTTCCTGATTATCTAACTGAGGAGCAATTTAATAAAGCGATTAATATGTTTGGCTCAGACATTAACTTTATGACTAATGTTTGGTATCTTTATAGCCATGGGTTAATTGAACAAGCGGTTACATTTTATTCTGATGATGGCTATTCTTTTAATAAGGCAAAATTAAAGATAACAAGAGATGGTATCGACTTTATTAGAAATGATGGTGGATTAAAAGCAATACTAAATATTACAACGATTAAAATCCATGACGATACAATCGAAAAACTCACAGAAATTATAAACAAATCTCAGCTATCGGAGGCAGAGAAGAAGACATTCGTTGGTAAACTGAAAGAGCTGCCTGCAGATGCCACAAAACATTTGGTATTTGAACTATTAAGCAAGGGTCTATCTCATGTTCCTGACGCATTTCAGATAATCTCATCATACATCCATTCTTGATAAACTCGTGGTCGTCTCTAATTTTAGTGAGGCGGCCATAGACATCACCAAATAATAATATCCAGCAGTCATCATGCCTATTTGTAGCAAAAATCATCCCATTTTTATGATGGAATACTATTGAGAATACTTTCATTATTTTTCCTTAGATAACAAAAAGCCCTCATGAGAGGGCTGTTTAGCTAGATTGCGTTTATTTTATCCTGGTGCAGATGGTTTCTATTTTACCAACCACATGCAGCCCTTAAGGGTTTTATTGCCTCATCAAGCCCAGTTAAAGTAAATGTAGTATTTACAGGGCTTTCACTGTATGGCGTTACTTGAATAAAATATTTATTTTTATCGCTTAGTTCTTTTATAAAGTCAGTTGTTTTTTTTACCCCTGGACCGCCCCATGCTCCGTCATAAAACATAGCTTCATGATCTGTTGATATACTCCATGTTATATTAGATACTGCCTTCTCTGTATCAACTCTTGTTATTGGTGTTATTCTGTCAGATCCTAAAAATGTACCAAAACCAACATAAAGAACTGTTTTATTTTCTTTGCAGCGTATAACTAGATAAGGGGTTGTATGATCATATCTAACTTGTATTGGAGCATCAGCATTAAGCATTAAAACTACTGTTTTGCTATCATCAATTGGCGATGCATCCTCCTGAATTTTCCATTTACCCGTATCATTAGAAGTAACTTTAACTTCAGCTTTCGTTTCAAAAAGAACGTCGTAACAAGTTAGCCTGCTTTCTTTTTCTTTAATGTTTTTGCAAAAGTTGATTTTAGTTGATAGTTCATTATTTGAGGAGAAAGCATACCCAGCTAAAAACAAGAGTGAAATTAGTATTTTTTTATTCATATTTATACCTATTTAATAGCTTCACAGTGACTTTTTAATTGTGAATAAGCTTTTTTAAATCCTAATAGAGAAAAGGTAAAATCTTTTGTCCCTTTAGGATATTCAGCTCTAATAATTAATTTATTGCCGTTTTCGACCAGCTTGTTGATTTCATCCAAATTTGAATAGCTATAATTAATCTCAGTTGTAACCCACTCCATTTCGAATGGTTTGTTTTTATCCACTCTAAGAATAAATTTAACTTTATTACCAACCTGATTTTTATTAGGAATATCAAGCAAAGACATTGATGTTAAGCTAGTTGAATTGCAATTAAATATCAATCCTGCACTATTATTTCGTTTTTTTGTGGTATCTACAGCCATAATCATCACGGTTTTTTTATCAGTAATTGGATCTACTTTTGAATCAACCGCCCAATCTCCAAATTTCACCATACTTGAAAAAGCCAAAAACGGAAAACATGCTAAAACAAAAATTAATTTCTTCACGCTGCTACCTCATAAATTAAAGTAGCAGCATTTTACCACTCTCTAATGAAAATTAAAGTTTAGCTTTGATATTTGTTGAGTTTTTCATCGCATTCCAAACCTCTCCGCTATGATTTTGAATACCATTAGCTACTTCACTAACGGCCCATTTAACAATTCGTTTATCGCGATCAATGTCTGGTTGCCCAATTTGTGCGTTACCAACATTATTTTCAACAATAAAAGTCCACTCAAGAGCCGTTGCACTATTAGATGCCGAGGCACTCCGAATATCCTTATTACTAAGAACTTTTCCATTTTCACCGGGTATCATATATTGACGCCCACCTGACATTAATATCTCTGGTTTGCCACCCTCTCCAGTTCTATACATTGAATTAGCATTAACCGATCCCCCATGCTCGCGACCTCCGCCATAGCTTAATGATGAAATACTTGAAGCTATTTGTGCTCCTTGTGCGGCTGCTTGAGCCATAAATGCAAAATTAGTAGGCCATGGTGCTGAGGATGCATTAGATATTGCTGTTTGTAAATTTAGCGCCGCATTGGCGATAGCGAAACCTTTACTTACTGCAAACATTGCCTTGTAAGCAGTACTTTGCTCATTTGAGAATGTTTTGGTTAAATCAGCTAAACCACCAAACAGATCGCTTGATGAACTCAATATTGCTTGCGTATTCGCAAGTCTTGCTGCGACTTCGTCATCTTCAATCTTCTTACGTGTTTTTGCTCCATCTTCAACAATTGCATTGTAGGCATCTTGATATAGCTGTTCGTCAGCAAGCCCTGTGTCTCGCCAAGCGTTTAACATATCAAGTTTTATAGACTCGTCATTATC
The genomic region above belongs to Orbaceae bacterium lpD02 and contains:
- a CDS encoding phage antirepressor N-terminal domain-containing protein; the protein is MNNINTNTSNCPVTVPFYGNSLYLVNNNNEPYVPMKPIVEGMGLDWGAQFTKLKSKFNSTIAEITIVANDGKNRQMSCLPLRKLPAWLYSIQPNKVKLELKDTVIKYQEECDEVLWQYWTKGQATKESVKSSFKSYLPEYRQAKAMELSVRALDKMFSNLPHLSEQSKQVIYADTINPIAGKNVIPLPKLESKTFSATEVGNQLGVSSNKIGRIAKELHLKTEEYGIFVLDKSRSSDKQVESFRYNNKAIDVIASHLTIKATA
- a CDS encoding Arc family DNA-binding protein; its protein translation is MSREDPQLRIRLPIELKEKIQNLAEKNNRSMNAEIVTALEMALSVYDNSDIEAINNPHNNPKAIASMAGMLKTLPRNELATFIENLATISATQAANKILSELNKK
- a CDS encoding type VI secretion system-associated protein TagO, whose translation is MNKKILISLLFLAGYAFSSNNELSTKINFCKNIKEKESRLTCYDVLFETKAEVKVTSNDTGKWKIQEDASPIDDSKTVVLMLNADAPIQVRYDHTTPYLVIRCKENKTVLYVGFGTFLGSDRITPITRVDTEKAVSNITWSISTDHEAMFYDGAWGGPGVKKTTDFIKELSDKNKYFIQVTPYSESPVNTTFTLTGLDEAIKPLRAACGW